One region of Roseovarius faecimaris genomic DNA includes:
- a CDS encoding rhodanese-like domain-containing protein, which yields MPQKITKSSKEIVKAALAATPSISAEDALALVGSPDHVFVDLRDGTEQAKTGIIPGAVASSRGMMEFHIDPESPAHKPELNQDKTYVFYCASGGRSAIAAQVAMDMGLTPVLNLAGGVGAWTKAGGTLE from the coding sequence ATGCCACAAAAGATCACGAAGAGCTCCAAGGAGATCGTCAAGGCGGCGCTGGCGGCGACCCCTTCGATAAGCGCCGAAGACGCGCTTGCGCTGGTCGGGTCGCCCGATCATGTCTTTGTCGATCTGCGCGACGGAACCGAGCAGGCCAAGACCGGGATCATTCCGGGGGCTGTGGCCTCGTCGCGGGGGATGATGGAATTTCACATCGACCCGGAAAGCCCGGCCCACAAACCTGAATTGAATCAGGACAAGACCTATGTTTTCTATTGTGCATCGGGCGGGCGCTCGGCCATTGCGGCACAGGTGGCGATGGATATGGGGCTGACCCCGGTGCTGAACCTGGCCGGTGGTGTCGGCGCCTGGACAAAGGCCGGTGGCACGCTGGAATAG
- a CDS encoding OST-HTH/LOTUS domain-containing protein, which translates to MLLRNNLVHHFIDQHDIGTLDGCRGGRDALIEAYTRIDQHFEELRAWAKGMHDARRALAGVVQSDAFHDLVVNGIHPDGKVFWPDAGIVRALQEASGVLAVEGWTSVAEADRWIAERYPEQRPEKYGCSSWRQVVHESRFFELRYFEVGALRVARYRDKKRHANPS; encoded by the coding sequence GTGCTTCTGCGGAACAACCTGGTCCATCATTTCATTGACCAGCACGACATCGGAACCCTGGACGGATGCCGTGGCGGCCGCGATGCCTTGATCGAAGCCTACACCCGGATTGACCAGCATTTCGAAGAACTCCGGGCATGGGCCAAAGGCATGCATGACGCTCGTCGGGCGCTCGCGGGGGTCGTCCAATCAGATGCATTCCACGACCTCGTGGTGAACGGCATTCACCCGGATGGCAAAGTGTTCTGGCCCGACGCAGGCATTGTGCGCGCGCTGCAGGAAGCCTCTGGAGTGTTGGCCGTCGAGGGTTGGACGAGCGTCGCGGAGGCTGACAGGTGGATTGCGGAGCGGTATCCAGAACAACGGCCCGAGAAATATGGATGCAGCAGTTGGCGGCAGGTCGTGCATGAATCCCGTTTCTTCGAACTACGATACTTTGAAGTCGGCGCACTTCGCGTTGCTCGGTATCGGGATAAAAAACGCCATGCGAACCCAAGTTGA
- a CDS encoding selenium-binding family protein — MDGACCGPGYASPQEAIRAPREKLLYTIAIYTGTGIQKPDYLATVDADPDSPTYSQVIHRLEMPGIGDELHHMGWNACSSCHDDSSMSRKYLLVPGVRSNNIHVVDTATDPRAPRLHKIIDGAEIKAKANLSGPHTVHCLGSEIIISFLGDAQGEAPGGYLHLNKDFEIVGRWEETMGDIPFGYDFWYQPRHNVMISSEWAAPNTFMPGFDLEEVGHLKYGRRLHIWDFEKRRPIESMYLGEDGLIPLEVKFLHDPDSTHGFCGAALSTNVIHFWKSDAGKWEWEKVIDVENEPHPEWPIPVPGVMSAILVSMDDKYLYLNNWLHGDMRQYDITDPHNPKLTGQVWMGGLLGKAPEVNGVKVAGGPQMFQLSLDGKRLYVTTSLFSTWDNQFYPEIRTQGGVMVMIDCDVENGGMKINEDFIVDFGKEPNGPSRCHETRYPGGDCTSDIWL; from the coding sequence ATGGACGGAGCATGTTGCGGACCGGGTTACGCAAGCCCGCAGGAGGCCATCAGGGCACCGAGGGAGAAACTGCTTTACACGATTGCCATCTACACGGGGACCGGGATCCAGAAACCGGATTACCTGGCCACGGTGGATGCAGACCCTGACAGCCCGACCTATTCCCAGGTCATTCACCGGCTGGAAATGCCGGGGATCGGGGACGAGCTGCACCATATGGGGTGGAATGCGTGTTCGTCCTGTCATGACGACAGTTCGATGTCGCGCAAATACCTTCTGGTGCCGGGCGTGCGGTCGAACAACATTCATGTCGTGGACACCGCAACCGATCCGCGCGCGCCGCGCCTGCACAAGATCATCGACGGCGCCGAGATCAAGGCCAAGGCCAATCTGAGTGGTCCTCATACCGTACATTGCCTTGGCTCCGAGATTATCATTTCGTTCCTTGGAGACGCTCAGGGCGAGGCGCCGGGCGGCTATCTGCATCTCAACAAGGATTTCGAGATTGTCGGCCGGTGGGAAGAAACCATGGGCGATATCCCCTTCGGCTATGATTTCTGGTACCAGCCGCGTCACAATGTGATGATCAGTTCGGAATGGGCGGCCCCCAACACCTTCATGCCGGGCTTCGATCTGGAAGAGGTGGGGCACCTGAAATACGGCCGCCGCCTGCATATCTGGGATTTCGAGAAACGCAGGCCGATCGAGAGCATGTATCTGGGAGAGGATGGCCTTATCCCGCTTGAGGTGAAGTTCCTGCACGATCCCGACAGCACGCATGGTTTCTGCGGGGCCGCGCTGAGCACCAACGTCATCCATTTCTGGAAATCGGACGCCGGAAAATGGGAATGGGAAAAGGTGATCGATGTCGAGAACGAACCGCACCCCGAATGGCCGATCCCGGTGCCGGGCGTGATGTCGGCCATTCTGGTGTCCATGGACGACAAGTATCTTTACCTGAACAACTGGCTGCATGGCGACATGCGCCAGTATGACATCACCGATCCGCACAATCCGAAACTGACCGGCCAGGTCTGGATGGGGGGGCTTCTGGGCAAGGCGCCCGAGGTCAACGGCGTCAAGGTCGCCGGCGGGCCGCAGATGTTCCAGCTCAGTCTTGATGGCAAGCGGCTCTATGTCACCACATCGCTGTTCTCGACATGGGACAACCAGTTCTATCCCGAGATCCGCACCCAGGGCGGGGTCATGGTGATGATCGACTGCGATGTCGAAAACGGCGGCATGAAGATCAACGAGGATTTCATCGTCGATTTCGGGAAAGAGCCGAACGGCCCCAGCCGTTGCCACGAAACGCGCTATCCCGGTGGCGATTGTACGAGCGACATCTGGCTGTGA
- a CDS encoding Crp/Fnr family transcriptional regulator yields MEDLHFADYLVFAGAGMFVLGYLIINQVILRIMLLVGTLLYIWYYGVVDDTPLWSAIWASTATGTANILGLLNLFYSRSALAIPHGFQDIYERFDNLPPGDFAKLMRASERVHRPDGHRLVTEGAQVATLYYILEGNAQITKGLNSFEIAEDTFVGEIGYLTGNPASATAELAQDSVLLEWDVAKLRKRARRDPRFKLALEALISLDLAEKVTRSVRAHPQEPPVL; encoded by the coding sequence ATGGAAGACTTGCATTTTGCCGACTACCTGGTGTTCGCGGGTGCCGGGATGTTCGTTCTAGGTTATCTTATCATCAACCAGGTGATACTGCGGATCATGCTGCTTGTGGGGACCCTGTTGTACATCTGGTACTACGGGGTGGTGGATGATACCCCGCTTTGGTCGGCGATCTGGGCGAGCACTGCGACAGGAACCGCGAATATTTTGGGGTTGCTCAACCTGTTCTACAGCAGGTCGGCACTGGCCATCCCGCACGGCTTTCAGGATATCTATGAGCGCTTTGACAACCTGCCGCCGGGAGACTTCGCAAAACTGATGCGCGCATCGGAACGCGTCCATCGACCGGATGGTCATCGTCTGGTTACGGAAGGCGCGCAGGTTGCCACACTTTACTACATTCTCGAGGGGAATGCGCAGATCACAAAGGGCCTTAACAGCTTTGAAATCGCAGAGGACACGTTTGTGGGCGAGATCGGCTATCTGACTGGCAATCCTGCTTCGGCGACCGCCGAACTGGCACAGGACAGCGTCCTGCTCGAATGGGATGTGGCAAAACTTCGCAAACGCGCCCGGCGCGATCCGCGTTTCAAACTGGCTCTGGAGGCGCTTATCTCGCTTGATCTGGCTGAAAAAGTCACGCGGTCAGTGCGCGCCCACCCACAAGAGCCACCGGTGCTTTGA
- a CDS encoding DUF3772 domain-containing protein, with product MKRLLRPLALLLLLSFGAALFTPAAQLSAQPVAAIPDYEDWQRTAARADEAIEASRASTPALEALRQQLVNWREQFVEAQGINANAISTVQSQLDALGPVPENGEEPATVASQRADLNARLAELQEPAKTAELAQNRADGLIRGIDNIIRDRQADELLEFGPSPVNPVNWAAGLSAVSGTAAHVRGEFKNAWNNSVQRAEAQEDLPAVILLAGIGLLLIIRGRRWSRRLSNWVLTEQPGAGRWIGGFALSLGSVLLPFAGVVMLTESAFATNLIGLRSEQMISGVLGPVFVYLLARWLAMRIFPAREARTLPLTLEPAQRQAGRFYGASLGAVAGAYFFVSDLSGFANWTETATNVVLFPFIAVAGLMLLRLARLLQLHCKNAVSEDGEESYRNSITRFLALAMAVLGVVSPVLAAVGYFKLAHFLMFPSLLSLQLMAVLLVLQRVVVEVYVLVTGNREGATDSLVPVVIGLIMVLLSLPFFAMAWGVRPSQLLDLWTRFTEGVNLGGVRISPTVFLTFAIVFAIGYIATRLLQGTLKNTILPKTRIDQGGRNAIVAGVGYVGIFLAAVVAITSAGVDLSSIAIVAGALSVGIGFGLRTIVENFVSGIILLIERPISEGDWIEVGGVHGTVRDISVRSTRIETFDRSDVILPNADLVAGRVTNYTRFNTVGRAVIPVGVAYGTDTKKVESILMEIAEAHPMVLANPGPSVVFKNFGADSLDFEIRAILRDVNWVLSVTSDINHEIARRFAEEGVEIPFAQRDIWIRNPEALTGEGAAKAAPAAPAAEPVQEPPKDTALPGEGDMPESDGEDAGGGEGDSR from the coding sequence GTGAAACGTCTATTGAGACCGCTGGCCCTGCTCTTGCTGTTGAGCTTCGGCGCGGCCCTGTTCACGCCCGCAGCACAGCTGTCGGCACAGCCGGTGGCCGCGATCCCGGATTACGAGGACTGGCAGCGCACCGCCGCGCGCGCCGATGAGGCGATCGAGGCCAGCCGTGCCAGCACGCCCGCGCTTGAGGCGCTGCGGCAGCAACTGGTGAACTGGCGCGAGCAATTCGTCGAAGCGCAGGGCATCAACGCCAACGCGATTTCCACGGTGCAGAGCCAGCTTGATGCGCTTGGCCCGGTGCCGGAAAATGGCGAAGAGCCCGCGACGGTCGCCAGTCAGCGCGCCGATCTGAATGCACGGCTGGCAGAGTTGCAGGAGCCGGCCAAGACGGCGGAACTGGCGCAGAACCGCGCCGACGGGCTGATCCGGGGGATCGACAATATCATCCGGGACCGGCAGGCCGATGAGCTTCTTGAATTCGGGCCATCGCCGGTCAATCCGGTGAACTGGGCCGCCGGTCTTTCGGCGGTCAGCGGGACGGCGGCGCATGTGCGCGGTGAGTTCAAGAATGCATGGAACAATTCCGTACAGAGGGCCGAGGCGCAGGAGGATTTGCCGGCGGTGATCCTGCTGGCGGGGATCGGTCTTTTGCTGATCATCCGCGGGCGGCGCTGGAGCCGCAGGCTGAGCAACTGGGTGCTGACCGAGCAGCCGGGCGCCGGGCGCTGGATCGGGGGCTTCGCGCTGTCGCTGGGGTCGGTTCTGCTGCCCTTTGCCGGGGTGGTGATGCTGACCGAAAGCGCCTTTGCCACCAATCTCATCGGGCTGCGCAGCGAGCAGATGATCAGCGGCGTCCTGGGGCCGGTCTTTGTCTATCTGCTGGCGCGTTGGCTGGCGATGCGCATCTTCCCGGCGCGCGAGGCGCGCACCTTGCCGCTTACGCTTGAACCGGCGCAAAGGCAGGCGGGCCGTTTCTATGGTGCCTCGCTCGGGGCCGTGGCCGGGGCGTATTTCTTTGTGTCGGATCTGTCGGGCTTTGCCAACTGGACCGAAACCGCCACCAACGTGGTGCTTTTCCCGTTCATCGCCGTGGCGGGGCTGATGCTGCTGCGCCTGGCGCGGCTGTTGCAACTGCATTGCAAGAACGCGGTCAGCGAGGATGGCGAGGAAAGCTATCGCAATTCGATCACGCGGTTCCTGGCGCTGGCCATGGCGGTGCTTGGGGTCGTGTCGCCGGTGCTGGCGGCGGTGGGGTATTTCAAGCTGGCCCATTTCCTGATGTTCCCGTCGCTGCTGTCCCTGCAACTGATGGCGGTGCTGCTGGTGCTGCAGCGGGTGGTGGTCGAGGTTTACGTGCTGGTGACGGGCAACCGGGAGGGAGCGACGGATTCGCTCGTTCCGGTTGTCATCGGGCTGATCATGGTGCTCTTGTCGCTGCCCTTTTTCGCGATGGCCTGGGGGGTGCGGCCGAGCCAGCTTCTGGATCTGTGGACGCGGTTCACCGAAGGGGTCAATCTGGGCGGCGTGCGGATTTCGCCGACGGTGTTCCTGACCTTCGCGATCGTCTTTGCCATCGGCTATATCGCCACGCGGCTTTTGCAGGGGACGCTCAAGAACACGATCCTGCCCAAGACCAGGATCGACCAGGGCGGACGCAATGCCATCGTGGCCGGTGTGGGCTATGTCGGGATCTTTCTGGCGGCGGTCGTGGCGATCACCTCGGCGGGGGTCGATCTCAGCTCGATCGCGATTGTCGCCGGGGCGCTGTCGGTCGGCATCGGCTTTGGCCTGCGCACCATTGTGGAGAACTTCGTCTCGGGTATCATCCTGCTGATCGAGCGGCCCATTTCCGAGGGCGACTGGATCGAGGTGGGCGGCGTGCATGGCACGGTGCGCGATATTTCGGTGCGCTCCACCCGGATCGAGACCTTTGACCGCTCTGACGTGATCCTGCCCAATGCCGATCTGGTGGCGGGCCGGGTGACCAACTACACCCGTTTCAACACCGTTGGCCGGGCCGTGATTCCGGTGGGGGTCGCCTATGGCACCGATACCAAGAAGGTCGAAAGTATCCTGATGGAAATCGCGGAGGCGCATCCGATGGTGCTGGCTAATCCCGGGCCGTCGGTTGTGTTCAAGAATTTCGGAGCGGACAGCCTGGATTTCGAGATCAGGGCGATCCTGCGCGATGTGAACTGGGTGCTGAGCGTGACCTCGGACATCAATCACGAGATTGCTCGCCGCTTTGCCGAGGAGGGGGTCGAGATCCCCTTCGCGCAGCGCGACATCTGGATCCGCAACCCCGAGGCGCTGACCGGCGAGGGCGCTGCCAAGGCGGCCCCCGCGGCGCCCGCCGCCGAGCCGGTTCAGGAACCGCCCAAGGATACCGCCTTGCCCGGTGAGGGCGACATGCCCGAAAGCGACGGGGAGGATGCAGGCGGCGGGGAAGGCGACAGCCGATGA
- a CDS encoding lysylphosphatidylglycerol synthase transmembrane domain-containing protein: MQRRYLIQILSGLIGILLILLMFWALDLSLSSVLELPQMTPLWVLFAVAALTGANQLLGVMKWKLAAAQLAPGADAPDVLQMARITTIGTLFAQIIPMPVSMALTRWLLATRQLRASGFAARSTFYEQVFDIVIMVCTGLASLAMWLFGVPGGGALAILVITCAISLFAVRSILDLFHRLTGWLAARRFAAAKFEQASDIFAMARDTPFHQCLLQSALSLCRLVLQLMRVLLLVTTFIPDIDVLALLIASPAVILIGLIPLTPGGLGVIEWTWSSFLISLGASVQMAALVALVFRVFVFIELALVFTVLTAMRLVVNRLCGGRG; encoded by the coding sequence ATGCAGCGGCGTTATCTCATTCAGATCCTGTCAGGTCTCATCGGAATACTGCTCATTCTGCTGATGTTTTGGGCGCTGGATCTATCGCTGAGCAGCGTTCTTGAACTGCCGCAAATGACGCCCCTTTGGGTGTTGTTCGCCGTGGCTGCATTGACTGGCGCCAATCAACTGTTGGGTGTCATGAAGTGGAAGCTTGCCGCGGCGCAGCTCGCCCCGGGCGCTGATGCGCCGGACGTTCTGCAAATGGCCCGTATCACCACGATCGGCACTCTGTTCGCACAGATCATACCTATGCCCGTCAGCATGGCGTTGACGCGCTGGCTTTTGGCCACCAGGCAATTGCGCGCTTCGGGATTTGCAGCAAGATCGACATTTTATGAGCAGGTTTTCGATATCGTGATCATGGTGTGTACGGGTCTTGCAAGCCTCGCCATGTGGCTGTTCGGCGTTCCGGGAGGGGGTGCCTTGGCCATATTGGTGATCACATGTGCAATCAGTCTGTTCGCGGTCCGTAGCATTCTGGATCTGTTCCACAGGCTGACAGGCTGGCTTGCGGCTCGCCGTTTCGCGGCTGCGAAGTTCGAGCAGGCGTCCGACATCTTCGCAATGGCGCGGGACACACCTTTTCACCAATGCCTGTTGCAATCCGCGCTGTCGCTTTGCCGGCTTGTTCTGCAATTGATGCGCGTGCTTCTTCTGGTGACGACCTTCATCCCTGACATTGATGTTTTGGCGCTTCTTATCGCGAGCCCGGCGGTCATTCTGATTGGGCTGATTCCACTGACGCCCGGCGGATTGGGGGTGATTGAATGGACATGGAGCAGTTTCCTGATCAGTCTCGGCGCGTCCGTTCAGATGGCCGCGCTTGTGGCGCTTGTTTTTCGTGTCTTTGTCTTTATCGAGCTCGCCCTTGTCTTCACCGTACTGACCGCAATGCGGCTTGTCGTGAACCGGCTCTGTGGGGGACGCGGGTGA
- a CDS encoding CoA-binding protein, which translates to MPDADIDHRYDYAQDYLSDILRSVKTIAMVGASADKTKFSYGVLRVLHETGYDMIPVNPNPNVTEIRGIPVYHSLKDIDRPVDMVEVFRPKEELYGIAEQAIEIGAKVLWGQIGVYDDRAARLAEEAGLKVVMDRCPKIELFRPFWKPRLDLAI; encoded by the coding sequence ATGCCCGACGCCGATATTGATCATCGCTATGACTATGCGCAGGACTACCTTTCTGACATCCTGCGCTCGGTCAAGACCATCGCCATGGTCGGGGCCAGTGCCGACAAGACCAAGTTCAGCTATGGTGTGCTGCGGGTTCTGCACGAAACCGGGTATGATATGATCCCGGTGAACCCCAATCCCAATGTGACCGAAATCCGCGGTATCCCTGTGTATCATTCCCTGAAGGACATTGACCGGCCCGTCGACATGGTCGAGGTGTTCCGGCCTAAGGAAGAGCTCTATGGGATCGCCGAACAGGCCATCGAGATCGGGGCCAAGGTGCTTTGGGGCCAGATCGGGGTATATGATGACCGCGCTGCGCGTCTTGCTGAAGAGGCGGGTTTGAAGGTCGTGATGGACCGCTGCCCCAAGATCGAGCTGTTCCGCCCGTTCTGGAAACCGCGGCTCGATCTGGCGATATGA
- a CDS encoding 2Fe-2S iron-sulfur cluster-binding protein, whose product MTEVRTITLANRDGATYVVEARRPLLDTLREQGVDLPYGCKYGGCITCAAKLTDGEIDQRRQVALNNRQIANGYVLLCVARPKTDCTLEIGVESHDKLYRNPFLDPLEPHELKADIAQPKEL is encoded by the coding sequence GTGACCGAGGTCAGGACCATAACCCTCGCCAATCGCGACGGCGCGACCTATGTCGTCGAGGCGCGTCGGCCGCTGCTGGACACGTTGCGAGAGCAGGGGGTCGATCTGCCCTATGGCTGCAAATACGGCGGGTGCATCACCTGTGCGGCCAAACTGACAGATGGCGAGATCGACCAGCGCCGGCAGGTCGCGCTGAACAACCGCCAGATCGCGAACGGGTATGTTTTGCTTTGCGTGGCGCGGCCCAAGACCGACTGCACGCTGGAAATCGGCGTGGAGAGCCACGACAAACTGTACCGCAACCCGTTTCTTGACCCGCTGGAGCCGCATGAGCTGAAGGCGGATATCGCACAACCCAAGGAGCTGTAG
- a CDS encoding alanyl-tRNA editing protein, producing MTTVPLFREDAYLSEAPAEVVAHTPEGGIVLDASIFYPTGGGQPGDSGRIRWQGGAVNVATTVKAEADDIALVPSEPQALPAIGTQVVQELDWARRHRHMRLHTALHLLSVVIPLPVTGGAIGTEKGRLDFDMPEAPEDREALERELNALIDRDLKVSQDWISDEALRAQPELVKTMSVAPPMGAGRVRLVRIGEGRGQVDLQPCGGTHVARTAEIGRVRLGKIEKKGRQNRRVYLHLDD from the coding sequence ATGACCACGGTGCCGCTTTTTCGCGAGGATGCCTATCTCAGCGAGGCCCCGGCGGAGGTTGTAGCCCACACGCCCGAGGGCGGGATCGTGCTGGATGCGTCGATCTTTTATCCGACCGGGGGCGGGCAACCCGGCGATTCCGGGCGGATCCGCTGGCAGGGCGGGGCGGTCAATGTGGCCACGACCGTGAAGGCCGAGGCCGACGATATCGCGCTGGTGCCCTCAGAGCCGCAGGCGCTGCCCGCGATCGGCACGCAAGTGGTGCAAGAGCTCGACTGGGCGCGCCGGCACCGGCATATGCGCCTGCACACGGCGCTGCATCTTCTGTCTGTCGTGATCCCCTTGCCGGTGACGGGCGGGGCCATCGGCACCGAGAAGGGGCGGCTCGATTTTGACATGCCGGAGGCCCCCGAAGACCGCGAGGCGCTGGAACGCGAGCTGAACGCGCTGATAGACCGGGATCTGAAAGTGTCACAGGACTGGATCAGCGATGAGGCGCTGCGCGCGCAGCCCGAGCTTGTGAAGACCATGTCGGTCGCCCCTCCGATGGGGGCCGGGCGGGTGCGTCTGGTGCGGATCGGAGAGGGGCGCGGGCAGGTCGATCTGCAGCCCTGCGGCGGCACCCATGTGGCGCGCACCGCCGAGATCGGCCGGGTGCGCCTGGGCAAGATCGAGAAGAAGGGCCGTCAGAACCGGCGGGTCTATCTGCATCTTGACGACTGA
- a CDS encoding MBL fold metallo-hydrolase, producing MEFPALNMAVSPEVEGVFDPASNTISYLVRDPGSDACAIIDSVLDIDYAAGRITYDSADRLIAMVEARGLRLEWIIETHVHADHLSAAPYIQQKLGGKIGVGARIVEVQDTFGKIFNEGTEFQRDGSQFDALFEEGDTYTIGGMTAFAIATPGHTPACMVHVIGDAAFAGDTLFMPDGGSARADFPGGDAAQLYDSIQKVLSLPDEMRLFICHDYAPGGRAIAWETTIGEQKADNIHVGGGKTRDEFVRFREERDAQLSMPKLIIPSLQVNMRAGQIPQDDEGVPMLKVPVNRL from the coding sequence ATGGAGTTTCCTGCTCTGAACATGGCGGTGTCGCCCGAGGTCGAGGGTGTTTTCGACCCGGCGAGTAACACGATTTCCTATCTCGTCAGGGATCCCGGATCCGACGCCTGCGCGATCATCGACAGCGTGCTCGACATCGATTACGCAGCCGGGCGCATCACTTATGACAGCGCCGATCGTCTGATTGCGATGGTCGAGGCGCGCGGCCTCAGACTGGAATGGATCATCGAGACCCATGTCCACGCCGATCACCTGTCGGCCGCGCCCTATATCCAGCAGAAACTGGGCGGCAAGATCGGCGTCGGCGCGCGCATCGTCGAGGTGCAGGACACGTTCGGCAAGATCTTCAACGAGGGCACGGAGTTTCAGCGCGACGGCTCGCAGTTCGATGCGCTGTTCGAAGAGGGCGACACCTACACGATCGGCGGGATGACGGCGTTTGCAATCGCCACGCCGGGCCACACCCCGGCCTGCATGGTGCATGTGATCGGGGATGCCGCGTTTGCGGGTGATACGCTGTTCATGCCCGATGGCGGGTCGGCACGCGCCGATTTCCCCGGCGGGGATGCCGCGCAGCTTTACGATTCGATTCAGAAAGTGCTCTCGCTTCCTGACGAGATGCGCCTTTTCATCTGCCATGACTATGCGCCCGGCGGGCGGGCCATCGCCTGGGAAACGACCATTGGCGAACAAAAGGCCGACAATATCCATGTCGGCGGCGGCAAGACGCGCGACGAGTTCGTGCGCTTCCGCGAGGAGCGCGACGCGCAGCTTTCCATGCCCAAACTCATCATCCCGTCCCTGCAGGTGAACATGCGTGCGGGTCAAATTCCGCAGGATGACGAGGGCGTTCCAATGCTGAAAGTGCCCGTCAATCGCCTGTAA
- a CDS encoding glycosyltransferase family 2 protein, whose translation MLDYSDTVVLVPCLNEEASVAKVVEGFQNHLPGCRIVVYDNNSTDDTVALAAASGAEVRHEKMRGKGHVVRRMFRDIDAQIYILTDGDLTYDPSKAPAMIDLLRKDALDVVIGRRIDAGGKEYRRGHRFGNRALTSTISRLFRSELSDMLSGYRVMSRRFVKSFPVEAKGFEIETELTVHMLQLSIPFAEVDTEYGARHEDTESKLRTFVDGFRILRTIAGLTILERPTLVFGASGFAACLVALAMFLPVLAEFQQTGLVGRLPTLVVSIVLGSTGLVSIFTGLILSGITRTRRDMKRLAYLRLPPPVPSE comes from the coding sequence GTGCTCGACTATAGCGATACCGTTGTTCTCGTGCCGTGCCTGAATGAAGAAGCGTCCGTTGCGAAGGTTGTCGAAGGGTTTCAAAACCATTTGCCCGGCTGCCGGATCGTCGTTTACGACAACAACTCCACCGACGATACTGTTGCGCTGGCCGCCGCAAGCGGGGCCGAGGTGCGGCATGAAAAGATGCGCGGCAAGGGGCATGTCGTGAGGCGCATGTTTCGCGATATTGATGCGCAAATCTACATCCTGACAGATGGTGACCTGACCTACGATCCGTCCAAAGCGCCTGCTATGATCGATCTGTTGCGCAAAGACGCCCTCGATGTGGTGATCGGCCGACGCATCGACGCGGGTGGAAAGGAATATCGCCGGGGGCATCGCTTTGGCAACAGAGCTTTGACCTCCACAATTTCGCGGTTATTCCGCAGCGAACTTTCGGACATGTTGTCAGGTTACAGGGTCATGTCCCGACGCTTTGTCAAAAGCTTTCCCGTTGAAGCCAAAGGCTTTGAGATTGAAACCGAACTGACGGTACATATGCTGCAGCTTTCCATCCCGTTTGCAGAAGTCGATACAGAGTATGGCGCTCGGCATGAGGATACTGAAAGCAAGCTGAGAACCTTTGTTGACGGCTTTCGGATTTTGCGGACGATCGCCGGTTTGACGATACTCGAACGTCCTACTCTCGTTTTTGGCGCGTCGGGTTTCGCGGCTTGCCTGGTTGCTTTGGCGATGTTCCTGCCGGTGCTGGCCGAGTTTCAGCAAACCGGACTGGTTGGGCGTCTGCCCACACTTGTCGTCTCCATTGTGCTTGGTTCGACCGGTCTGGTGTCGATATTCACCGGGCTCATTCTGTCCGGCATCACCCGAACACGCCGCGATATGAAAAGGCTCGCTTATCTTCGTCTGCCGCCGCCGGTGCCGTCAGAATGA
- a CDS encoding IclR family transcriptional regulator translates to MHLERLTLILEIVGQRGEATVTDICAHSELPKATAYRLVQDLVNAGLLEPVARGRFAVGTRLKRIVRADQSDHSLIERVAPSLRQSAATYGAAFFLSRLRGRAVEIIHVETPGNGVSFLHPGLGKRPLHACSCSKAIVAFSPDLLLSKHLEGQLKSYTEFTLTRLEDVTAELALIRQRGYAECVEEIERGMCSVAAPLSHDGPGATLSIGATGSTRVFSPAFRAKIGVAMVRIAQDIAASLNWDSVPRPSKSA, encoded by the coding sequence ATGCATCTGGAACGCCTGACGCTGATCCTTGAAATCGTCGGACAGAGGGGCGAGGCGACCGTGACCGATATCTGCGCCCATTCGGAGCTGCCCAAGGCGACGGCGTATCGCCTGGTGCAGGATCTGGTGAACGCAGGATTGCTGGAGCCGGTGGCGCGCGGGCGCTTCGCGGTCGGCACGCGCCTGAAACGGATTGTCCGGGCAGACCAGTCGGACCACTCGCTCATCGAACGTGTCGCCCCCAGCCTCCGGCAATCGGCGGCCACTTATGGCGCGGCGTTTTTCCTGTCCCGGCTGCGCGGACGCGCCGTGGAGATCATCCATGTGGAAACGCCCGGTAACGGCGTGTCCTTTCTCCATCCCGGCCTGGGCAAACGCCCGCTGCATGCGTGCTCCTGCTCAAAGGCGATTGTCGCGTTTTCGCCCGATCTGCTGCTGTCGAAACACCTCGAAGGGCAGTTGAAATCCTACACCGAATTCACCCTGACGCGCCTTGAGGATGTCACGGCCGAACTCGCTCTCATCCGACAGCGCGGCTATGCCGAATGCGTCGAAGAGATAGAGCGCGGCATGTGTTCGGTGGCCGCCCCGCTAAGCCATGACGGACCGGGCGCGACCCTGTCGATCGGCGCAACAGGATCGACCCGCGTTTTCTCGCCCGCGTTCCGCGCCAAAATCGGTGTGGCGATGGTGCGGATCGCACAAGACATTGCAGCCAGCCTAAACTGGGACAGCGTCCCGCGCCCCTCCAAATCCGCATAA